CGCTGGTCTGGTAGCTAATGGATGGGGATTGAAGTCTTttttgcagaaatggaaaaaactgGGACAtgtcaatgtttttgttctgaaccTTGGTCTTGCAGATATTTTGTATCTGCTCACACTCCCGTTTCTGATGGTGTACTATTTTATGAGGAGTAAATGGATCTTTGGAGACACATTCTGCAAGATAACAAGATTCTGCTTCAACCTGAATTTATATGGCAGCATTGGATTCCTTACTTGTATAAGTGTGTACAGGTACCTGGCCATTGTCCACCCAGTGAGAATGATGGGAAGATTAACTGTCACCCACTCTGTAGCTATTTCAGTCATGGTTTGGCTGTTGGTGAGTGTTCAAAGTCTTCCAGACATGTTCTACACCAAGACATCTGAAAACAAGACTGAATGCGACGATACCACCAATCATTTATATGTTGAGGATTACCTGAAATACAGCCTCGGAAGGACACTCACTGGGTTTTGTCTCCCATTCCTCATCACACTGGGCTGTTCTGGACATGTGATTGTCATTCTCTGCCGCATAAATACCACTGATAAGgtacagaaaaagagaagtttGAAGTTGTTGTTCATCTtgattgttctcttctctgtttgttaaATCCCCTATCATGTATCCAAGAACCTCACCCTCTGGTCAAGAGTTTTATTAGAACAGAAGAAATGCCGTGAATGGTCTAATGGAGTCTACATTGTTACATCCCCTATCATGTATTCAAGAAGCTCAACCTCTGGTTCAAGAGTTTTATTAAAACAGCATATATGCCATGAATGGTCTAATGGAGTCTACATTGTTCATCAGATAAGTCGTGgacttgtgtgtctgaacagtgCTCTCAACCCTCTGGTTTATCTGCATGGAAATGAAGATATTGCTGCTCAGCTCAGACAGCTGCTCCAGCGAGCTCGTCAGATGTTCAGACGTCCACCTCCAACAGACTCTGGTAGTGTGCCCatgaatcaaatcaaagatGAAGTGTAAtacatgataaatatatttttccaatAACATGTTagatattaatatatatttgtaaatgtttctcAAAAGTAACAATTATGATTTTGATTCCATATTTGTCCCTTTAATTTTCATTGTCTCAGCAGTAGTACTGTACTTTGAATTgctttgttgctgaaatgtgctacataaataaacttgccttgcctagtAGTTCCTAGTAGTTCCCACCGCCATCCCCTGCTGTATGTACGTGCACTtgctcacatacaaacacacacagaggttccTGCTGCACTGTGGCTGCTGGCCAGTAAGAGCTATGCTGCTAGTGTGGTTAGAAATCTACAGAGAAACAGTCTCAACTCTCAAGATATTAgaccattatttttaaaagatgtatTCTGTAACTCTCTTTATTCATGCTAAAGACATAATTTATAATTGCTATAGATTTGAAATAGGCCATTTCCAATTAGTACAATATTTGGGTTGTCAAATTTTGAACAACATTTTTGGTTGGAGTGTatccaaaccaaacactgttattattaaaaggCTTATTACTGATTTACAAAGCTAAATGATTTGATCACCAGAAAATTTGAGATAATCAGAGGTACACTGCcatacaaatcaaacatttcttgttatattactgtatattgataACATATAAGAACAATACAATCAACTCACagctaaaatacaaacatgctTTACTGCAGGAAGCGGTAAACCATACAAAACCCTACAAACAATAGAAACCTGACACATCGTGTTACTCTAATAGCTTATTGACTAACACAGTACCTGTCTTAGTTCTGTTAAATAATGACTTTACTGAAAGTGAGTAAAATTATCATGTAGTCCTGCACTATAGAACTTCTGCTGACTACATAATacagaaataatttccaatatGTAGTGTGAAACTTTGTGTGGTCACTAGTAAAAACTGCAGCCTTTCTGATATAAAGTGGTGAAATGTAATGTACTAAACATTTCCAACTAACTTTCTCAGGTTTAAGTAAAGATAGAGGAGGATAAATTGATATTTGCATATAATCATTGATCAAGTTTGAATAGAAATGAAATTATAGCTATGTTCCaattaatgaatttaaatatttaattccCTCATGTTAGAAATGGTGCCACACACATAGGCTACTAAACTAGAGTTAAAGTTCAATTTCCATTTATCAAAAGGTATTGTCAGAGgagtcacaaaaataaagacagacaagTACATATTAGCCTGTCATTGTAGTCTAAGATGTGACTTGGTTTGACCATGTACTCACTCTCtatttttagttaaaaaaaaaaaaaagacaaacaagtcaACCAATGACATTTTTAGGGTCCATTTCCTGTAAACTTGTAGGTGCAGAAACACATATCTAATATTCAGAAGCCAAGGCTTAAAACAGGAAGTCTTTTCTGAACTGCTGAACTGTTATTCTGTTTCACACACTCACCGAGGGAAGGAATTACACTAACAATGAATAACATAACTTGTCAACGTATCAACTTTGACTTTACAAGCAGATTCCTGCCTCCTGTTTTCATCTTAGTATTCATTGTTGGTCTGGTAGCTAATGGATGTGGACTGAAGTCTTTGCTGCACAACTGGAAGAAACTTAAAATcatcaatgtttttgttctgaaccTTGGTCTTGCAGATATTTTGTATCTGCTCACACTCCCATTTCTGATGGTGTACCATTTTATGAAGAGCACTTGGATCTTTGGAGATGCATTCTGCAAGATAACAAGATTCTGCTTCAACCTGAATTTATATGGCAGCATTGGATTCCTTAGTTGTATAAGTGTGTACAGGTACCTGGCCATTGTCCATCCAGTGAGAATGATGGGGAAATTCACTATTACCCACTCTGTGGCTATTTCAGTCATGGTTTGGCTGTTGGTGAGTGTTCAAAGTCTTCCAGACATGTTCTACATCAAGACATTTGGAAACAAACCTGGGAAATGCTATGATACCACCCATAGCAGATATGTTGAGGATTACCTGAAATACAGCCTCGGATGGACACTCACTGGGTTTTGTCTCCCATTCCTCATCACACTTGGCTGCTATGGACATGTGATTGTCATTCTCTGCCGCAAAAATACCATTGACAAGGTACAGAAACAGAGAAGTTTGAAGTTGTTGTTCATCTtgattgttctcttctctgtttgttacATCCCCTATCATGTATTCAAGAACCTCATCCTCTGGTCAAGAGTTTTATCAAAACATCAGGTATGCTATGAGTGGTTTAATGAAGTCTACATTGCTAGTCAGATAAGTCGTGgacttgtgtgtctgaacagtgCTCTAAACCCTCTGGTTTATCTGCATGGACATGAAGATATTCGTTCTCAGCTCAGACAGCTGCTCCAGCGAGCTCGTCAGATATTCAGACATCCACCTCCAACAGACTCTGGTAGTGTGCCCATGACAGAACTCACAGATGACgtttaatacatgaaaaataagtttttccagtaacatgttaaacattaatacatatttgtaaatgtttctcAGAAATAATGATTCTGTttctaatttcattttcattgtctcAGCAGTAGTAGTGTACTTTGAATTgctttgttgctgaaatgtgctacataaataaacttgccttgcctagtAGTTCTGTGTTTGCAATATGCAGCTTATGTAACCACCAAACCTTTGACTTTGCAACAGATTGCAAGTAAGATTTCTTTCATGctaatatttaaatttgtgtgATTATACTGAATGTTTAGCATGAAAGACAgttaacaatgaataaaataacaaaaggttAATCAAATTAGAATATTGTTTAAGTTTATATATGACCATGCTGTTGTTGTCATCTGAGCATAATTCAGACTTGTATATGTggaaaattgtgtttatatatgcagaaaaaaaaactttaaaaatcactgaaataaaaacttcTCTAAATCTTCAAGTCTCAATATGTTATTATGATTGTTCAGAAAGGCttgcagtgtttcctctgaagTAGGAACCACCAGAGGGAGACTCGTACTTTCTCATTTGTGTGGGTGAAAAACTGGATCACCCAAACTTTTTGCACACTTATGAATAACATCTTACATGATATGCATAACATCATACAACTGTTATTTAAGTGCTAAAACTGCACTGCAAAAACTCTATTTCCCAGAAAGTGAGATAATCTtctattttgatttaaaatcttGTCTGTCTTGTTTTGAGTTCAAATTATATTAGACTGACTATGCAGGGATGCACATCTTGTCCTCgtgtcagttttgtctttgaacACAGATTTCTGCCTCTTGTTTTCATCTCAGTATTCATCGTTGGTCTGGTAGCTAATGGATGGGGATTGAAGTCTTTGTTGTTGATGGAAAAAACTGGGACAtgtcaatgtttttgttctgaaccTTGGTCTTGCAgatattttgtattgttttaaagaAACACCTTGAAGTTGTATGATGTGTCTTAACATTTGAAGTCACAAATTAAATGGCTGATTATTCACTGTTATAATTACTGTGAATGAAGTTTTCTCCAtctgcagagagcagagtcaCAGCAGCACGCTGCACTGGGCCCTGTGGAAGGATGGCAGGTtagtctgactgactgactgactgacttcagTGCTGCCATCGGCCTGAAAATTGCAAGATTTCTCTCTGTTGAAATGTGGCTGGAACAGATCGCCGCCCTGATGCTGCTGGAGAAGTTGACTTTGTTGGGATCGTTTGTCTTTTACTATTGTGTGATTGGTGAAAGCAGACCCCATTCAAACTTCAAAACGTTCACAAAACTTTAATTTTCAGAGTTGTATTCTGTGTTGTGAAATACCACTGACAAGGTCAGGCACATGCACAGAGGGACCTCAAAGGGGGCTTGAGCAACTGCCTGTTTGGCCTCTTAGAGACAAAGTGTCCCTTTACTGgggtgattttttaaaataaataaatacattcctGTTGATCCTGCTACATACAGCATGACACAACAATATACTCAGTACCTCATGTTGTCTCTGAATGTAGCTGACAGAGAATTTATATTGGTATATGTCAGTGTTAATAGTTTACTGTGAGGTAAAGTGATTGTAGGTGACAGAACTCAGTAGCACTAAGGTTCAAGGGGACTATTATTGTCATCGCACATCCCATGCAGAGCAGGTATGGatctgtgtgcatgttaaataaaaaataacaatgtatgaCATCCATACATATTTGTCACATTATGCCATGTTGTGATTAGAATTAAAGGTTCTGTCAGAAATTCCCTCTCACTAGTGACATTTGTGGCcattaaatgagctgcagtcaacacaCTGGTGCTCGAGGCACGAGACTACTACaggtgatgtttttttcctcacttacacttcttataattacataaaagatctctaatattgtgttttgcaccatgtttgagcaaagcatctctcactcccaaTCAGTCAACCCCACCGCCATCCCCTGCTGTATGTACGTGCACTtgctcacatacaaacacacacagaggttccTGCTGCAGTGTGGCTGCTGGCTAGTGAGAGCTATGCTGCTAGTGTGGTTAGAAATCTGCAGAGAAACAGTCTCAACTCTCATGATATTAgaccattatttttaaaagatgtatTCTGTAACTCTCTTTATTCATGCTAAAGACATAATTTATAATTGCTATAGATTGGAAATAAGCCATTTCCAAATAGTACAATATTTGGGTTGCCAAattttgaacaatgtttttggttggagtgtatccaaaccaaacactgttattattaaaaggCTTATTACTGATTTACAAAGCTAAATGATTTGATCACCAGAAAATTTGAGATAATCAGAGGTACACTGCcatacaaatcaaacatttcttgttatattactgtatatttataacATATCAAAATAATACAATCAACTCACAGCTAAAATAGGAACATGCTTTACTGCAGGAAGCAGTAAACAATACAAAACCCAACCAGACAGTGGAAACCTGACACCTCGTGTTACTCTAATAGCTTAGTGCAAACTATGAAGTTTATTCATCAAGtgcatcttttttattttatttcatttccgTAAAAATCTCTATCTTGGTGGAATCTACCCAAGTAATGGTAAATAATGACTTTACTGAAAGTGAGTAAAATTATCATGTAGTCCTGCACGATAGAACTTCTGCTGACTACATGATacagaaataatttccaatatGTAGTGTGAAACTTTGTGTGGTCACTAGTAAGAACTGCAGCCTTTCTGATATAAAGTGGTGAAATTTAATGTGCTAAACATTTCCAAATTACTTTCTCAGGTTTAAATAAAGATAGGGGAGGATAAATTGATATATGCATATAATTGTTGATCAAGTTTGAATAGAAATGAAATTATAGCTATGTTCCaattaatgaatttaaatatttaatgccCTCATGTTAGAAATGGTGCCACACACATAGGCTACTAAACTGGAGTTAAACTTCaattttcattcatcaaaagGTATTGTTAGAGgagtcacaaaaataaagacagacacGTACATATTAGCCTGTCATTGTAATCTAAGACGTGACTTGGTGTGAGCATTGATTCACtttctattttcagttttaaaaaaataaccaaCGAGTCAACCAATGAAATTTTACGAGTCCATTTCCTGTAAACTTGCAGGTGCAGAAACACATACCTAGTATTCAGAAGCCAAGGCTTAAAACAGGAAGTCTTTTCTGAACTGCTGAACTGTTATTCTGTTTCACACACTCACCGAGGGAAGGAATTACACTAACAATGAATAACACAACTTGTCAACGTATCAACTTTGACTTTACAAGCAGATTCCTGCCTCCTGTTTTCATCTTAGTATTCATCGTTGGTCTGGTAGCTAATGGATGGGGACTGAAGTATTTGCTGCACAACTGGAAGAAACTGGGGGacatcaatgtttttgttctgaaccTTGGTCTTGCAGATATTTTGTATCTGCTCACACTGCCATTTCTGATGGTGTACTATTTTATGAAGAGTAAATGGATCTTTGGAGACGCATTCTGCAAGATAACAAGATTCTGCTTCAACCTGAATTTATATGGCAGCATTGGATTCCTTACTTGTATAAGTGTGTACAGGTACCTGGCCATTGTCCACCCAGTGAGAATGATGGGAAGATTAACTGTCACCCACTCTGTGGCTATTTCAGTCATGGTTTGGCTGTTGGTGAGCGTTCAAAGTCTTCCAGACATGTTCTACACCAAGACATCTGGAAACAAACCTGGGAAATGCTATGATACCACCCATAGCAGATATGTTGAGGATTACCTGAAATACAGCCTCAGATGGACACTCACTGGGGTTTGTCTCCCATTCCTCATCACACTGGGCTGTTCTGGACATGTGATTGTCATTCTCTGCCGCAAAAATACCATTGACAAGGTACAGAAACAGAGAAGTTTGAAGTTGTTGTTCATCTtgattgttctcttctctgtttgttacATCCCCTATCATGTATTCAAGAACCTCATCCTCTGGTCAAGAGTTTTATCAAAACATCAGGTATGCTATGATTGGTTTAATGAAGTCTACATTGCTAGTCAGATAAGTCGTGGACTTGTGTGTCTAAACAGTGCTCTAAACCCTCTGGTTTATCTGCATGGACATGAAGATATTCGTTCTCAGCTCAGACAGCTGCTCCAGCGAGCTCGTCAGATGTTCAGACGTCCACCTCCAACAGACTCTGGTAGTGTGCCCATGACAGAACTCACAGATGACgtttaatacatgaaaaatatgtttttccaataacatgttaaatattaatacatatttgTAAATGATTCTCAGAAATAATGATTCTGTttctaatttcattttcattgtctcAGCAGTAGTAGTGTACTTTGAATTgctttgttgctgaaatgtgctacatgaataaacttgccttgcctagtAGTTCTGTGTTTGCAATATGCAGCTTATGTAACCACCAAACCTTTGACTTTACAACAGATTGCAAGTAAGATTTCATTCATGctaatatttaaatttgtgtgATTATACTGACACAATGTTTAGCATAAAAGACAGttaacaattaataaaataacaaaaggttAATCAAATTAGAATACTGTTTATATATGACCATGCTGTTGTTGTCATCTGAGTATAATTCAGACTTGTATATGTggaaaattgtgtttatatatgcagaaaaaaaactttaaaaatcacttaaataataaattctCTAAATCTTCAAGTCTCAATATGTTATTATGATTGTTCAGAAAGGcttgcagtgttttctctgaAGTAGGAACCACCATTCGTGTGGGTGAAAAACTGAATCACCCAAATTGTTTGCACACTTATGAATAACATCTTACATGATATGCATAACATCATACAACTGTACTTTAAGTGCTAGAACTGCACTCCAAAAACTCTATTTCCCAGAAAGTGAGATAATcttatattttgatttaaaatcttGTCTGACTTGTTTTGAGTTCAAATTATATTATACTGACTATGCAGGGATGCACATCTTGTCCTTGTGTCAGTTTTGTCTTCGAACACAGATTTCTGCCtcctgtttttatctcagtATTCATCGCTGGTCTGGTAGCTAATGGATGAGGATTCAAGTCTTTgttgcagaaatggaaaaaactcTGACAtgtcaatgtttttgttctgaaccTTAGTCTTGCAgatatgttgtattgttttaaagAAACACCTTGAAGTTGTATGATGTGTCTTAACATTTGAAGTCACAAATTAAATGGCTGATTATTCACTGTTATAATTACTGTGAATGAAGTTTTCTCCAtctgcagagagcagagtcGCAGCAGCACGCTGCACTGGGCCCTGTGGAAGG
This window of the Thunnus albacares chromosome 5, fThuAlb1.1, whole genome shotgun sequence genome carries:
- the LOC122982300 gene encoding P2Y purinoceptor 1-like yields the protein MNNTTCQRINFDFTSRFLPPVFILVFIVGLVANGWGLKYLLHNWKKLGDINVFVLNLGLADILYLLTLPFLMVYYFMKSKWIFGDAFCKITRFCFNLNLYGSIGFLTCISVYRYLAIVHPVRMMGRLTVTHSVAISVMVWLLVSVQSLPDMFYTKTSGNKPGKCYDTTHSRYVEDYLKYSLRWTLTGVCLPFLITLGCSGHVIVILCRKNTIDKVQKQRSLKLLFILIVLFSVCYIPYHVFKNLILWSRVLSKHQVCYDWFNEVYIASQISRGLVCLNSALNPLVYLHGHEDIRSQLRQLLQRARQMFRRPPPTDSGSVPMTELTDDV
- the LOC122982299 gene encoding P2Y purinoceptor 1-like; its protein translation is MNNITCQRINFDFTSRFLPPVFILVFIVGLVANGCGLKSLLHNWKKLKIINVFVLNLGLADILYLLTLPFLMVYHFMKSTWIFGDAFCKITRFCFNLNLYGSIGFLSCISVYRYLAIVHPVRMMGKFTITHSVAISVMVWLLVSVQSLPDMFYIKTFGNKPGKCYDTTHSRYVEDYLKYSLGWTLTGFCLPFLITLGCYGHVIVILCRKNTIDKVQKQRSLKLLFILIVLFSVCYIPYHVFKNLILWSRVLSKHQVCYEWFNEVYIASQISRGLVCLNSALNPLVYLHGHEDIRSQLRQLLQRARQIFRHPPPTDSGSVPMTELTDDV